Part of the Ictalurus furcatus strain D&B chromosome 10, Billie_1.0, whole genome shotgun sequence genome, TACACTGGAAGCTGCAGTGAAACAGGAGTTCTGGCCTCATGTCTGTATTTTTTGCTGAGCtgctcgtgctgaattaaagcaccagtacacggTTGAAAGACagttgagttgacaaaaaaagtatatattgcacataaAAAGCATATATTTGTAGAGAAGTATGTGTTGCATTTAATATACACTAATCAGGAATGAGAATAGTGTTATTTTTTGGCTTGGAGGTACAGCAATAAAACTGATAGGTTGCGAAAATAGAAAAGTACACCTGTCAACTGTTCTCTATTATAATGCTGCTACTCATTTCTTCAAAATGTGTTGATCAGACTTGATATCAAGTTAAAATCCAAAATGCTCTCAGATTCTAGTACATATGTTTGCATtggcaaatgtaaaaaaaaaaaaaaagtgtttttttgtcacacatgAATTGTAAACATGCTCCTCCCCATTATGTAAATGTTATATCACGTAACGATCAAGTTAACAAAACATCCCACTCACAATaacttgtatatatttttttttggtttgcatTTTAAGGAAATTAACCATGCAACCCAAGAACCTTTCTGCAAAGCATGCTGTAGTTTCTGCATGTGAAACGCTACAGGTGTGAAAGCACACGCGTCACTCACGCCTCAAACGGTGTACTGCTCCTGCGCCACGTGCGGTGTGAACCGGCCGCAGTATTAACTCGCATCATTTTTGCAAGATAGACAAAAATTCTATTATAAGCATATCTCTTAGTCGGAGTTGAAAGATTCTCATCagttatttattactgttttaaaTTTCACTTTAGTTTCTTTTTAATAGATCAGTATAGTAACATTGTGTGCTATTGTGTGTTCTTTTACtaacattcatttattattgtatgTTTATAGAAGCCAGTCTATCATCCAAAGCTTTGACACAGAAGGATAAACCTGATAAATGCAGTACTGTGGCTCCTGTGATCCAGGATGCTGCCTCTTAAGTCCAAACTCTGAACTCCTTCATTTTCATCACTGTGGGAATCAGCATTAGAAGTGTGCTGCTGTGACCTTTTAAGTTAGGTGAAGATAACCGTGAGAACAGAATCATTACAAGCCCATTGTGCTAATGCTTAGTTAACTTTATATTTTAGACAGCAACAAATGCTTGAGATGGGAGATTAATGTAATTTACGGAGGTAAATCCCAGCTGCAATGTTTAGTGTTTCCAGTAATTCTGGTAACTTCCCAGTGTACTGTAGCCTCTGTTAACAGAAGCCACAAAAtacttaatatatttatttaggatttatgTTAATGCTTTAGCCTTTACATGCACATCTTATGAAGCATGATGTCATTGTGTAAAGTTTACACTAATGTTAAATTGTTCAGTCGAAAAATAAATTGCAGATAAATCTTTACATGATTTGAGTGACTCAAATAATATTATATGTCGATTTgtgaaaatgtttcctttttgtGCGCAAAAAAACTTACACAATGAGATGGCACATGCATATTTTATTCTtgcaaaatgtataaaactGCTTGTTTTTCTTGCCTGGTGATCCCTTTCCCCCCttgtaaataaacattatacagCCATCAGCTTAGCATGTGACCTTGGCATATCAGAATTCTGCACTAAGGTGGAaatatttaatgatattttaaagtaaacgtatatattttaaagttaaTGCACATTGTCTCATGAACTTTTCTCttgtgatgtttttctttttggaaGGTGAAGGTGTGCCTTTTTTGAGAAAAGCAGGTTCTTGGTGAAAAGCAAAGGGATGTTACCCATGTAGAGAAGCAAGGCCAGGGTCATGcctaaaaaaatattaatcacAGTATTTtaccacatgatgtaaaatatGTCTAGATTTAAATGAGTCAGCATGATGTTACAAAGAGATAACTGGTTATATGTAAAAAGGCTACATTGTTAAGACATTAGAGGTAGAATCTGTGATTAAATGCATAACCTTGCAGATTTTAAACTTTagtacattataaacattttaggCAAGCTACGAATAttgagaatgttggtgttttcgTGTCCAGCTTACCAATGAGGGGCCCTAGCCAGTAGACTACAGCATATTCCCAGAAGGTGTGTCCAGGGCAATTGAATGTAAGCGCATAAGCAAGTGATGGGTTCACATATGCAGAGGTGTACGTGTTTCCTTGGGAAAACATAACAAAGTacattaaatgtatacataaccttgttaaaattgcatttttttttgcgatctaaaaatgaaagcaagacTTTTCCAATTTAATTTGATATGGCAACCAACAAAAtacaagtgaaaaataaacagatgcaTTAATGGGGGGTGGGGAAAGGAAAAGTGAAAAGTCAAAACTTACAATGACCTGggtgcataagtgtgcacacccctaatcTAATACTTTGATAAAGCacattttgcttgtaatacagcatgCTATGTTAACTGATGTATGCATGTCAAAAGAGGATACAACTTGTCTTACAGCAAAACCATGTTAAAaactttgtaaaaaaacaaaaaacaccttaaTTTCGATGAATATGTaaccaacaacaataaaacaccTATAACAGCTGCAAGAACCCCTGACTACATCCAGGTGACCGAGCAGGATTTTACTTAATTTCATAATTAACAGCTCTCTCAAAACATTCCTTTTAAGGGTCCCAGGGTTGCGTCTCATTTATCTGTCCGGTTCATAATGAATTATGAGTCAAGTGAGAACATTACTAATCTGACTAACCTGTGTAATAAAGGAAGGTGAGCAGCAGGGCCAGGATGGGAATCCGGAGCAGTTTTGATCTACAGCGAAGGCTGAGGTCCACCAGGTGAAATAACAGTGCACTTACAACTTCTGTGATGGTCCCCTGTGTCAGGGACACATTCAGTGATGAACTGCACTGAGTCATCATCATAACCTTGATCATATGCATGTCTGTGAGTTCCATTGCCCAATACCACCTGGCAAAGAGCAGGGCAAGCTGGGCACCTCCGAACTGACCTGCTATGCTAAGAGAAGAGGATACTGCTCCTGTCTCTTTTTGTAAgtaccccattacagttactgaagGGTTTCCGGTGACTCCTTGCATGATGACTCCGTGGACAGTTaaggaaaggaaaagcatgGTGAGGGTAACGTCCTGGCCCAGGCCTCCAGCCCACTGACCAATCTCAGAAATGGTTTGTACTTCCAGCCGACATGCTGCAAGCGCAAAAGCTGCAATAAACTCAGACAGGAAATTCCATCGTGGCCTCCATTGTGTCAGCAGATCTTTGGCAAATCCACTTACTACCACCACACTGATAAAATAACCCAGTGTTATGTTAAGGCCTGACATTACAAGGAGAGTGCAGGTGGTTAGGTTacagaggaaggaaagaaataagTTCCCCAGGCTTGTATTTACTCCCATTTTATGATAACGTGGCAAACTCACATGCGAGTTTCTTATCAAAGAGTTCCCCACCTTTTCATACCTTGAACCAAAAAAATCCCTACACAACTAACCAATTCAAGGCCATGTGGAAAATCTGCCAGTGTGCTGGAGTCACAAATGCACAGGTGTATTGTATCAGCACGGACTCTTTCAGCTAATAGCACAAATAATGGACCATTTGATCAAAATATTTAGTTTTGATGTTAAACTGTGATTGATTTAGCACTTAAATGCGAGGATAAATTATCTCCCTGTTATACAAaaccacaaaaataaaagacacgAGTGGTTCAGCAGGGCTTTGACCTAAATGACACTGTTGTGCTGTATATTTACTTTTTGTCATCCTGACATGTTGTAGATCAAATAGCTTACTTTCTgttaagaaaaaacaaatcatgTAAACTTCAAAATTGTACATAATACATGCACAGAATGTAAGTAGCGTAGCATGTGGTTGTGTGTTGCACGGGCGCATGGTATCTCTTTTCGTTTCTGTAGTTATACACCATGAATAAACcaatattaaacaaaattcTTAAATGAAATACTCTACCTGAGTATTTGTAATAACAACGAATCGCTGGTCACGCTTTAAACACGTCCACGATCGATAATAAGATTGGATAAACAGACTCACAAATTAAGAGTTAAccttaaataaagtttttataaGATGTATATGAGGTCCACTCCCAGGCCTCGTTGGCGCAGTAGGCAGCGCGTCAGTCTCATAAtctgaaggtcgtgagttcGAGCCTCACACGGGGCAAGAgtctttttgtttctaaatCAGCACTGCGTTTGCAGTATAATGATCAGATATgtttaacaaattaaatataCGAAATTGAATACGTTCAGAGGTGCAAACATAATATAGTTTATACATAAGACTGTTTATACAGTCTGGTTTATGCGGGTGGCAGGTTTAGCTGTGTCATGGCGCCCTCTTGTGTTCATACCTCTGTGCACCTCAGTTCACTTGATCTTGAATTTATCAGGAAAAATCACGTTCTTTCTgcgtgctctttttttttcaataacagttACAACTGCAGAAACAGAGCAGATCCGATAATgttttaaacatgtaaacattcttaaattattttacagACTTTAATTTCTCCCATCCTTTTCAGTGTTAACTTTTCTTTCTTACACATTAAAATGTCATCAAAATCACGATGCACATGGTGCATGTTGTGTATCAGAAAAATGTCTGgaaatattgtgatatgatTGTGATATCaacattttattatactttAAGTAAGTGTGGGTTTAGCAGGGGACTGCAGCATCTTTTCCATATTTCTACGCCAATCCCGGTGTATGCAGTGATAGACCAGACAATCACAATGGACAGGAAAAAAATGGATTCGCTAATGAAAAAATCTTAAAGATGGGTTCGGCTATCAAAACCTCTTAAAAATGGACTCGCCAATACAAACGTATTCTCAAAAATGGACTCGCCAATCAAAACCTCTTCAAGATAGATTCGCCAATCAAAACGGGAGAATCGAGTGACGTTTCATTCGCCGAGCGAGATCACGGAAGTGGCGTAATGTTGCGCCAAGGAGCGGATTCCGACAGCCAGATAACAGATGTTTCCATTTATTTAATCGACTGTCGGTGAGTTTTGCAATGAAATATGTCGTATTTAGGTGTGTGCTTTGTAGGGATGGGGAAATAAAGCCTCATAAAGCACTGAGGATTTCTCCTGACTGTTCCGGGAAAAGATTCAAAGCTTTGAGAGCGCCCTCTggtggttattaaaaaaataaagcaggcAAAAGCATGTGGAAGAAGCTCCGTCGGATGAAGCAGCCACCACACACTCCATAGATAGTTTCAATGTTATGTGCACAAATAAAAgcgtaacgtgtgtgtgtgtgtgtgtgtgtgtgtgtgcgtgcgcgtgcgtgcgtgcgtgtgttgaCTTTCTCCCTCTGATAAATTCATTTACCCAATAAAGAGTGGCAGTAAATGCCAGTATGAACTAGTATAATTCAATATAATGGAGCAGAAGAATAATGTACACATATATGACTAACAGAGTTGCATATTGCAATTATTGTAcctgaaatgatttttattcatattactTGTATGACTGGGTATTTAAAACTGTAACTGAATAAGTTTGAaagaaaatcattcattttGACATGGACAAAACGATCCATTCATCTAAAGTGTGGGACTAAAATGTGAACAAGGACACTGTGTGATGGGATCATCTGGGTATTAAATGTGCTTATAAGACTTGGCAGTGATAGTGCCTGTATAACTGTGGGAATGACAGAAAGGGGACAAGgaagtttttaattatttgaattGAGAAATAAGAGCTGTTTGACAGTCTATTTCTCCTCTTTGACAGAACACTCTTTCACATGGTACACAGAAGGCTGGTGTACAAAGAAACTGCAATGCCAAAGTGTATAAattaccaaaacaaaaccaaaag contains:
- the aqp12 gene encoding aquaporin 12; amino-acid sequence: MGVNTSLGNLFLSFLCNLTTCTLLVMSGLNITLGYFISVVVVSGFAKDLLTQWRPRWNFLSEFIAAFALAACRLEVQTISEIGQWAGGLGQDVTLTMLFLSLTVHGVIMQGVTGNPSVTVMGYLQKETGAVSSSLSIAGQFGGAQLALLFARWYWAMELTDMHMIKVMMMTQCSSSLNVSLTQGTITEVVSALLFHLVDLSLRCRSKLLRIPILALLLTFLYYTGNTYTSAYVNPSLAYALTFNCPGHTFWEYAVVYWLGPLIGMTLALLLYMGNIPLLFTKNLLFSKKAHLHLPKRKTSQEKSS